In Devosia sp. XK-2, one DNA window encodes the following:
- a CDS encoding ribonuclease D, whose protein sequence is MAIRVHRGDLPNLSNYGREVAIDTETMGLNPHRDRLCVVQLSPGDGSADVVQIPQDASEAPNLVKLLSDPGVTKIFHYARFDVAVLQNRFGVVTGPVYCTKIASKLVRTYTDRHGLKDLVRELLSVDLSKQQQSSDWGGEKLSDAQLDYAASDVLYLHDLKRHLDRMLAREGRTELAQSCFDFLKTRCALDLMGWEETDIFAHS, encoded by the coding sequence ATGGCCATCAGAGTGCATCGCGGCGATTTGCCCAATCTTTCCAATTATGGCCGCGAGGTCGCGATCGATACCGAGACCATGGGGCTTAATCCTCATCGGGACCGGCTCTGCGTGGTGCAGCTCTCGCCCGGCGATGGCAGCGCCGATGTGGTGCAAATCCCACAGGATGCGAGCGAGGCCCCCAATCTGGTCAAGCTGCTCAGCGATCCCGGTGTCACCAAGATTTTCCACTATGCGCGCTTCGATGTGGCGGTTCTGCAGAACCGTTTCGGCGTGGTGACCGGACCGGTCTATTGCACCAAGATCGCTTCGAAACTGGTGCGCACCTATACGGACCGGCATGGATTGAAGGACCTGGTGCGCGAGCTGTTGAGCGTGGATCTGTCCAAGCAGCAGCAAAGCTCGGACTGGGGCGGGGAGAAGCTCAGCGACGCGCAACTCGATTATGCCGCTTCGGACGTGCTTTACCTGCACGATCTCAAGCGGCATCTGGATCGCATGCTGGCCCGCGAAGGCCGGACCGAACTGGCCCAATCCTGTTTCGACTTCCTCAAGACCCGTTGTGCGCTGGACCTTATGGGCTGGGAAGAAACCGATATTTTCGCCCATAGCTGA